One part of the Sporosarcina ureae genome encodes these proteins:
- a CDS encoding PLP-dependent aminotransferase family protein — MDMIFIELQKNSDTPLYQQIYNQIKQDMIDGKFPVGMKLPSKRQLEEFLGVSQTTIEMAYDQLTAEGFIAAEPRKGYFVQAIEELAYVQPVKPEKITTVPLTESIRYDLSPSSIDTEHFPFIAWRKYARDIMDTSQAHLLLLGDPHGDMELRQEIARYLYHSRGVDCTPEQIIVGSGTEQLLPLIIRILGKQARYAIEDPGYLMTKHVFSENYRQTIPIAVDKEGLDVKALQCSNASVAYVTPSHQFPTGTVLSAARRTALLNWAASDSEFFIIEDDYDSEFRYRGRPIPSLQGMDKGENVIYLSTFTKSLMPSMRIAYMVLPPQLLETYRQAFIPYSSSVPRMDQHILARFMADGQFSRHLNRMRKIYRRKMHKLTNLLKLYEPNISFSGDEAGMHVLLHIQTDRTEKELIHQALEAGIKVRGLETYRVMPSKAPPSFLIGFGGLSEEDIILAISKLLDIWNIKKTVTPR; from the coding sequence ATGGATATGATTTTTATCGAGCTTCAAAAGAATTCTGATACTCCCCTGTATCAACAAATATATAATCAAATTAAACAAGACATGATTGACGGTAAGTTTCCGGTTGGCATGAAGCTCCCTTCTAAACGCCAACTGGAAGAGTTTCTTGGCGTCAGTCAAACAACCATCGAAATGGCTTATGATCAGTTGACAGCAGAAGGTTTTATTGCGGCTGAACCTCGAAAAGGCTATTTCGTACAAGCAATTGAGGAACTCGCCTATGTCCAGCCTGTGAAACCTGAGAAAATCACTACAGTTCCTTTAACAGAATCCATTCGATACGACCTTTCGCCGAGTTCTATTGATACCGAACACTTTCCTTTCATTGCGTGGAGAAAATATGCACGTGATATTATGGACACTTCACAAGCTCATCTATTATTACTTGGAGACCCACACGGTGATATGGAGTTACGTCAGGAAATTGCCCGATATTTATATCACTCGCGAGGAGTAGACTGTACCCCTGAACAAATTATCGTTGGTTCCGGTACAGAACAGCTTTTACCTTTGATCATCCGCATACTGGGAAAACAGGCACGCTATGCAATTGAAGATCCGGGTTACTTGATGACGAAACACGTCTTTTCCGAGAACTATCGTCAGACGATTCCTATCGCTGTAGACAAGGAAGGTCTTGATGTAAAGGCACTACAATGCTCTAATGCATCCGTAGCATATGTTACCCCTTCCCATCAGTTTCCGACCGGCACGGTACTCTCTGCCGCTCGCAGAACTGCCCTTTTAAACTGGGCTGCGTCGGATTCAGAGTTTTTTATCATTGAAGATGATTATGACAGTGAGTTTCGTTACCGTGGACGTCCAATCCCTTCTTTGCAAGGGATGGATAAAGGAGAAAATGTCATTTATCTAAGTACGTTCACTAAATCACTTATGCCGTCCATGCGGATTGCCTACATGGTATTGCCACCACAGCTGTTAGAAACGTATCGCCAGGCTTTTATCCCTTACTCCTCTTCTGTACCACGTATGGATCAGCATATTTTGGCACGTTTTATGGCTGATGGACAATTTTCGCGCCACCTAAACCGTATGCGTAAAATCTATCGGCGAAAAATGCATAAATTGACGAATTTATTGAAATTGTATGAGCCTAATATTTCATTCTCGGGCGATGAAGCGGGTATGCACGTCTTGCTTCATATTCAAACAGATAGAACAGAAAAAGAGCTGATCCATCAAGCTCTCGAGGCGGGAATAAAGGTACGAGGTCTGGAGACGTATAGAGTAATGCCCAGCAAAGCTCCACCTTCATTCCTCATCGGCTTCGGTGGGCTATCTGAAGAAGACATTATACTAGCCATTTCAAAGCTATTAGATATATGGAATATAAAAAAGACAGTGACACCAAGGTAG
- a CDS encoding deoxynucleoside kinase, translating to MFVPFIAVEGPIGVGKTTLTAAIADAFSYNQLREISGENPFLNKFYQDKEKWSFQTEMFFLCNRYEQLKQINKEYISQGLPVVADYHVFKNMLFAQRTLEPNDFVKYKEIYHILTKDLPMPNIVVSLSASIPTLLSRIDERGRSYEEDMDPDYLLQLSNDYRTYLPEFEVTYPDTQVIHINGDEVDYVRNKEDLDAIISKVREVVQKGLKLNEVT from the coding sequence ATGTTTGTTCCGTTTATTGCGGTAGAAGGTCCGATTGGTGTAGGTAAGACTACGCTGACTGCAGCGATCGCTGACGCCTTTTCATATAATCAATTGAGAGAGATCAGTGGAGAGAATCCTTTTCTTAATAAGTTTTATCAAGATAAAGAAAAGTGGAGTTTCCAAACAGAGATGTTTTTCTTGTGTAATCGATATGAGCAATTAAAACAAATCAATAAAGAATACATATCGCAGGGGTTACCTGTGGTAGCAGATTATCATGTATTTAAAAATATGCTTTTTGCCCAGCGAACATTAGAGCCAAACGACTTTGTAAAGTATAAAGAAATCTATCACATTTTGACGAAAGATCTACCGATGCCGAATATTGTTGTTTCATTATCTGCATCCATTCCTACACTACTCAGCCGAATCGATGAGCGTGGTCGATCATATGAAGAAGATATGGATCCTGATTACTTACTTCAACTTTCCAATGATTATCGTACGTATTTGCCGGAATTTGAAGTGACATATCCTGATACGCAAGTTATCCATATAAATGGGGATGAAGTGGATTATGTCCGTAATAAAGAAGACTTGGATGCAATAATAAGTAAAGTACGTGAAGTGGTCCAGAAAGGTTTGAAGCTAAATGAAGTCACATAA
- the tadA gene encoding tRNA adenosine(34) deaminase TadA, whose protein sequence is MKDDEYYMRLAIQEAEKAAALAEVPIGAVIVHNEVVIAAAHNLRETTQNAVTHAELSAIQIACESIGSWRLEDTTLYVTLEPCPMCAGAILQSRIPRVVYGARDPKGGCVHTFYHLLNDPRFNHECIVAEGVLGEECGQLLTTFFRSLREKEKQQKKKPNASS, encoded by the coding sequence ATGAAAGATGATGAATACTACATGAGATTGGCAATACAAGAAGCGGAAAAGGCTGCGGCTCTTGCCGAAGTACCCATTGGAGCAGTCATTGTACATAACGAAGTAGTAATCGCGGCAGCCCATAATTTACGAGAAACTACACAAAATGCTGTTACACACGCTGAACTCTCAGCCATCCAAATAGCTTGTGAAAGTATAGGAAGCTGGCGCTTAGAAGACACCACTCTATACGTTACACTCGAGCCCTGCCCCATGTGTGCAGGAGCCATACTTCAATCCAGAATACCAAGAGTAGTATACGGCGCACGTGACCCAAAAGGTGGTTGCGTCCACACTTTTTATCATCTGCTCAACGATCCTAGATTCAACCACGAATGTATCGTAGCCGAAGGTGTCCTTGGAGAAGAGTGCGGTCAACTCCTCACCACGTTCTTTCGATCACTGCGTGAAAAAGAAAAGCAGCAAAAAAAGAAGCCCAACGCCTCGAGTTAG
- a CDS encoding glutathione peroxidase produces MTTVYDFTVETTGGEQKSLKEYEGNPMVIVNTASKCGFTKQFKELQQLYEEYKDQGLVILGFPSDNFNNQEFDDIDETMEFCQINYGVTFPMFAKVDVKGDEAEPLFTYLAEQQKGVLTEGIKWNFTKFLIDSKGQVVDRFAPQTNPLKMQKSLDKMFSE; encoded by the coding sequence ATGACGACAGTTTATGATTTTACAGTGGAGACTACAGGCGGAGAACAGAAATCTCTAAAGGAATATGAAGGAAATCCAATGGTCATTGTCAATACTGCGAGCAAATGCGGTTTCACAAAACAATTTAAAGAACTACAACAACTATATGAAGAGTATAAAGATCAAGGACTGGTTATACTGGGTTTTCCATCGGATAACTTCAATAACCAAGAATTTGATGATATTGATGAGACAATGGAGTTTTGTCAAATAAATTATGGTGTGACCTTCCCAATGTTTGCAAAGGTAGATGTAAAAGGGGACGAAGCTGAACCTTTATTTACGTATCTTGCTGAGCAACAGAAGGGTGTGTTGACGGAAGGAATCAAATGGAACTTCACGAAGTTTTTAATTGATTCGAAGGGACAGGTTGTGGACCGTTTTGCACCTCAAACAAATCCATTAAAGATGCAAAAGTCACTTGATAAAATGTTCAGTGAGTAA
- the guaB gene encoding IMP dehydrogenase, with product MWESKFSREGLTFDDVLLVPAASDVLPKAVSLSVNLTESIKLNIPIISAGMDTVTESKMAISMARQGGIGVIHKNMSIEEQAEEVVTVKRSENGVIKNPFFLTPEHQVFDAEHLMGKYRISGVPIVNNMEEKKLVGILTNRDLRFIQDYSIIIDEVMTKENLVTAPVGTRLEDAEKMLQQYKIEKLPIVDDKGILNGLITIKDIEKVIEFPNAAKDKAGRLLVGAAVGVTADTSTRIEKLVQAEVDLIVIDTAHGHSKGVIDTVREIRGNYPDLAIVAGNVATAEAAEALYEAGADVVKVGIGPGSICTTRVVAGVGVPQITAIYECATVARKYGKTIIADGGIKYSGDIVKALAAGGHAVMLGSLLAGTTESPGESEIFQGRRFKVYRGMGSVAAMEKGSKDRYFQEDEKKLVPEGIEGRMPYKGPLSDTIHQLIGGIRAGMGYCGSKDLEAHRENAQFIRMTGAGLLESHPHQVQITKEAPNYSVR from the coding sequence ATGTGGGAATCAAAGTTTTCTCGTGAAGGTCTGACGTTCGATGATGTATTATTGGTGCCGGCTGCATCTGATGTATTGCCAAAGGCTGTTTCGTTATCTGTGAACTTAACGGAAAGTATTAAGTTGAATATACCTATCATCAGTGCAGGTATGGATACAGTAACGGAATCTAAGATGGCCATATCTATGGCTCGTCAGGGTGGAATCGGTGTTATTCATAAAAACATGAGTATTGAGGAACAAGCTGAGGAAGTTGTTACAGTTAAACGTTCTGAGAATGGAGTTATTAAAAACCCGTTCTTCCTTACACCGGAACATCAAGTATTTGATGCAGAGCATTTAATGGGTAAATATCGTATCTCAGGTGTCCCAATCGTTAACAATATGGAAGAGAAGAAATTGGTTGGTATTTTGACGAACCGTGACCTGAGATTTATTCAGGACTATTCCATTATCATTGATGAAGTCATGACGAAAGAAAACTTGGTGACGGCTCCTGTAGGAACTAGACTTGAAGATGCTGAGAAGATGCTACAGCAATATAAAATTGAGAAGCTTCCGATCGTAGATGATAAAGGTATTCTCAACGGTTTAATTACAATTAAGGATATCGAGAAAGTTATTGAGTTCCCTAACGCAGCAAAAGATAAGGCTGGACGTTTGCTTGTAGGTGCGGCTGTTGGAGTCACGGCAGACACTTCTACGCGCATTGAGAAGCTTGTACAGGCAGAAGTCGACCTGATAGTCATTGATACGGCTCACGGTCATTCTAAGGGCGTTATTGACACAGTGAGAGAGATCCGCGGAAATTATCCGGACCTTGCGATCGTTGCAGGTAACGTAGCAACGGCAGAAGCGGCTGAAGCATTGTACGAAGCAGGTGCTGATGTAGTGAAGGTTGGTATTGGCCCTGGTTCTATTTGTACAACACGTGTAGTTGCGGGTGTTGGTGTACCACAAATTACGGCTATTTATGAGTGTGCAACTGTTGCGCGTAAATATGGTAAGACGATAATTGCAGACGGTGGAATTAAGTATTCTGGAGATATTGTCAAAGCATTGGCTGCTGGTGGACATGCAGTTATGCTTGGAAGCTTGCTCGCAGGTACTACAGAGAGCCCAGGAGAGTCAGAAATCTTCCAAGGACGTCGTTTTAAAGTATACCGTGGTATGGGTTCTGTTGCAGCGATGGAAAAAGGTTCAAAAGATCGCTACTTCCAAGAAGATGAAAAGAAATTGGTTCCGGAAGGCATTGAAGGTCGTATGCCATACAAAGGGCCTTTGTCCGACACAATTCATCAGCTTATAGGTGGTATTCGCGCAGGTATGGGATACTGCGGTTCGAAAGATCTTGAAGCACACCGTGAAAATGCACAGTTTATTCGTATGACAGGTGCTGGTTTACTAGAAAGTCATCCACACCAAGTACAGATTACAAAAGAAGCGCCAAACTATTCGGTGCGTTAA
- the serS gene encoding serine--tRNA ligase, with protein MLDSKLLRANYEEVKAKLSKRGEDLTDFEKFGGLDEKRREILSKVEVLKAERNEVSQKVAQMKRNKEDADEVIAKMKKVGEEIKAYDQELSKVEEELNYVLMRIPNIPHDSVPVGDSEDDNVEIRTWGELPAFDFEPKPHWEIGTDLQLLDFERAAKVTGSRFVFYRGLGARLERALINFMLDLHQEEHGYEEMLPPYLVNRTSLTGTGQLPKFEEDAFLIEEEDYFLIPTSEVPVTNFYRDEILDGAKLPIAFTAYSTNFRSEAGSAGRDTRGLIRQHQFNKVELVRFVKPEDSYDELEKLTGHAEKVLQLLKLPYRALKMCTADLGFTAAKKYDLEVWIPTQNVYREISSCSNFEDFQARRAHIRFRREPGAKPEYVHTLNGSGLAVGRTVAAILENYQQADGSVVIPEVLRPYMGGKEKIEAPK; from the coding sequence GTGCTAGATAGTAAATTATTGCGTGCAAATTATGAGGAAGTAAAAGCAAAGCTCAGTAAACGTGGAGAAGATTTGACTGATTTTGAAAAGTTTGGTGGTCTCGATGAGAAGCGCCGCGAAATTTTATCTAAAGTAGAAGTGCTAAAAGCTGAGCGTAACGAAGTATCACAAAAGGTTGCACAAATGAAGCGTAATAAAGAAGATGCCGATGAAGTCATTGCAAAAATGAAAAAGGTCGGCGAGGAAATAAAAGCGTATGATCAAGAACTTTCTAAAGTAGAAGAAGAATTGAATTATGTGCTTATGCGTATCCCAAATATTCCACATGATAGTGTACCGGTAGGAGACAGTGAAGATGACAACGTAGAAATCCGTACATGGGGTGAGTTACCAGCGTTCGATTTTGAACCGAAGCCACATTGGGAGATTGGGACAGATCTTCAGTTGCTAGATTTTGAACGTGCAGCAAAAGTAACAGGAAGCCGATTCGTATTTTATCGCGGACTGGGTGCACGACTTGAACGGGCATTGATCAACTTCATGCTGGATCTCCATCAAGAGGAACATGGCTATGAAGAAATGTTGCCACCGTATTTAGTAAACCGTACAAGTTTAACTGGTACTGGGCAACTACCGAAGTTTGAAGAAGATGCGTTCCTAATCGAAGAAGAGGACTACTTCTTAATTCCGACGTCTGAAGTTCCGGTAACTAATTTCTATCGCGATGAAATTTTAGATGGTGCAAAGTTGCCAATTGCTTTCACAGCATATAGCACGAACTTCCGCTCTGAAGCAGGATCTGCAGGTCGTGATACACGAGGATTAATTCGTCAGCATCAGTTTAATAAAGTAGAGTTAGTTCGTTTTGTGAAACCTGAAGATTCTTATGACGAGTTGGAGAAATTGACCGGACATGCAGAGAAAGTATTGCAGTTGTTGAAACTGCCTTACCGTGCTCTTAAGATGTGTACAGCCGATCTAGGTTTCACAGCCGCTAAGAAGTATGATTTAGAAGTATGGATTCCAACGCAGAATGTTTATCGTGAGATTTCTTCATGTTCAAACTTTGAAGATTTCCAAGCACGTCGAGCACATATCCGTTTCCGTCGTGAACCAGGGGCGAAGCCTGAGTATGTGCACACATTGAACGGTAGTGGATTGGCTGTTGGTCGTACTGTAGCCGCTATTTTGGAGAATTATCAGCAAGCAGATGGTTCTGTTGTAATTCCTGAAGTACTACGTCCATATATGGGTGGCAAAGAAAAAATCGAAGCTCCTAAGTAA
- a CDS encoding deoxynucleoside kinase, which produces MKSHNIPENSVFAVAGMVGVGKSTMAHAIAKRLGFQESLENVAQNPYLERFYNDFERWSFHLQIFFLAERFKEQKHIFESGGGFVQDRSIYEDVGIFAKMHADEGTMEPIDYETYMNLYEAMVMTPYFPHPNALIYLEGPLPVILDRIEERGRDMELQTPKSYWEEMYRRYEQWIDSFTACPVIRLNIEEYDLLGNEEDIELIIEKISKEMKKTTPLV; this is translated from the coding sequence ATGAAGTCACATAATATACCGGAGAATAGTGTGTTTGCAGTAGCAGGAATGGTTGGAGTAGGGAAGTCGACTATGGCACACGCTATAGCCAAACGACTAGGTTTTCAAGAGTCGTTGGAAAATGTAGCGCAAAATCCATACTTAGAAAGATTCTATAATGATTTTGAACGTTGGAGTTTTCATCTGCAAATTTTCTTTTTGGCGGAACGTTTTAAAGAGCAAAAGCATATTTTCGAAAGTGGCGGTGGTTTTGTACAAGATCGTTCCATTTATGAAGATGTGGGGATTTTTGCTAAGATGCATGCAGATGAAGGGACCATGGAACCGATTGATTATGAGACGTATATGAATTTGTACGAAGCGATGGTGATGACACCATACTTCCCACATCCAAATGCACTGATCTACTTGGAAGGACCATTACCCGTCATTCTAGATCGAATTGAAGAGCGGGGCAGGGATATGGAGCTGCAAACACCAAAAAGTTATTGGGAAGAGATGTATCGTCGCTATGAACAATGGATTGATTCATTTACTGCATGTCCAGTCATTCGATTAAATATTGAGGAATATGATTTGTTAGGAAATGAAGAGGATATTGAGTTAATTATTGAGAAGATTAGTAAAGAAATGAAAAAGACGACACCCCTTGTGTAA
- a CDS encoding HD-GYP domain-containing protein has translation MDIYKEVSELRPGSFLKEDLYVNTKNPIMVKDTKLMLEHFEILHSFGITRVLVESKALSKTDQGPVEQITEVKLTPEVEKLMNQSAPPKSRSLETLYDEAVESYRKEFINYRSGKKLDVAAVRTIVLPVIQAFLEKKEYVRRLNEFSSMQNYRAHHSISVGILAALISDAMGYPRGQVLQIGIAGVLADSGMAKVDEKIIDKVAFLTGEELNEVKKHVIHSFQMVNDSSLVRQEMKVAILQHHERFDGSGYPRGLKGQEITEISQILSVADVYHAMVSERPYRQKESSFKVIELMREEEFGKFDMKVIEVLHELINKLSIGTRLKLTTNEIAEVIYLHRDFPLRPIVKILDTGIHIDLSSNRKISIVKVF, from the coding sequence TTGGATATTTACAAAGAGGTAAGTGAATTGAGGCCCGGTAGTTTTCTAAAAGAGGATCTGTATGTCAATACGAAAAACCCGATTATGGTCAAAGACACGAAGTTAATGCTAGAGCATTTCGAAATTCTTCATTCATTTGGTATTACCCGCGTTTTGGTTGAATCAAAGGCACTTAGTAAAACTGACCAAGGACCTGTAGAGCAAATAACGGAAGTAAAACTAACACCAGAAGTTGAAAAGCTGATGAATCAAAGTGCCCCTCCAAAGTCGAGATCATTGGAAACGTTATATGACGAGGCAGTAGAATCATATAGAAAAGAATTTATCAATTATAGATCAGGTAAGAAACTAGACGTCGCGGCAGTGCGAACAATTGTTTTACCGGTAATTCAAGCGTTTTTGGAAAAAAAGGAATACGTTAGAAGACTAAATGAGTTTTCCTCCATGCAAAACTATCGCGCACATCATTCTATTAGTGTAGGGATTCTAGCAGCATTAATAAGTGATGCTATGGGGTACCCAAGAGGACAAGTACTACAAATTGGTATAGCTGGCGTATTAGCGGATAGCGGTATGGCTAAAGTAGATGAGAAAATCATTGATAAAGTCGCGTTCCTAACAGGCGAGGAATTGAATGAAGTAAAGAAACACGTGATTCACAGTTTCCAAATGGTTAACGACTCTTCATTAGTACGACAGGAAATGAAAGTAGCAATTCTCCAGCATCATGAGCGTTTCGATGGCAGTGGTTATCCGAGAGGGCTGAAAGGACAAGAGATTACGGAAATCTCCCAAATACTTTCAGTGGCGGATGTATACCATGCGATGGTGTCGGAAAGACCGTACAGACAAAAGGAAAGTTCTTTCAAAGTAATTGAGTTGATGAGGGAAGAGGAATTTGGCAAGTTTGATATGAAGGTAATTGAAGTATTACACGAACTGATCAATAAGCTTTCAATTGGAACCAGATTAAAACTAACGACCAATGAGATAGCCGAAGTTATATATTTACACAGAGACTTCCCATTGCGTCCGATAGTGAAGATTTTAGATACAGGCATCCATATTGACTTATCATCTAACAGAAAAATATCCATCGTTAAGGTCTTTTGA
- a CDS encoding D-alanyl-D-alanine carboxypeptidase family protein — protein MEKVTQRWLAAFMVPMMLLMTLGIQGTAVAEENESSLDIRVNGAILIDANSGKVLYEENSDKPLGIASMTKMMTEYLMFEAIEDGTITWDQEYKVTEYTYKVSQDRRLSNVPLRRDGSYTIRELYEAVAIYSANAATIAIAETIAGSEEKFVHLMNEKAEELGLIDYKFVNSTGLNNSDLQGMHPSEFGEKDENVMPARSVAKLAYHLLKEYPEVLDTTKIAKKTFREGTDDAIDMVNWNFMLPGLVYEYDGIDGLKTGTTEFAGHCFTGTAVRDGRRVIAIVMNAVDEKGVGSYEARFDATRKLFDYGFKEFSETELLKAGHQFKKQKTLDVIKGKEKQVAIATNKPISMLIRNDEDQDYTTELVLDEKLVKNGQIQAPIKKGTVVGHVKLVKKDGSDYGFIDGKTVGTEVVTTEEVKKAGRFSLTMGAIGHFFSSAWNSSTGFVKGLFN, from the coding sequence GTGGAAAAAGTAACACAGAGATGGTTGGCGGCTTTTATGGTGCCAATGATGTTGTTGATGACGTTAGGTATACAGGGAACTGCAGTAGCAGAGGAAAATGAATCTTCATTGGACATCCGTGTAAACGGAGCTATTTTGATAGATGCAAATAGTGGCAAAGTATTATACGAAGAAAATTCGGATAAACCACTTGGTATTGCGAGTATGACGAAAATGATGACGGAATACTTGATGTTTGAAGCAATTGAAGATGGAACAATAACGTGGGATCAGGAATACAAGGTTACGGAGTATACGTATAAGGTTTCACAAGACCGTCGTTTAAGTAACGTACCACTTCGTCGTGATGGATCATATACGATTCGTGAACTATACGAAGCAGTAGCCATTTACTCAGCAAATGCAGCAACTATTGCAATTGCAGAGACGATTGCAGGATCTGAAGAAAAATTTGTCCATCTAATGAATGAAAAGGCTGAAGAACTTGGCTTGATTGATTATAAGTTTGTTAACTCTACAGGCCTTAACAATAGTGATTTGCAAGGGATGCATCCAAGTGAGTTTGGAGAGAAAGACGAGAATGTTATGCCAGCGCGTTCTGTTGCTAAATTAGCGTATCATTTATTAAAAGAATATCCTGAAGTCTTGGATACAACCAAAATTGCTAAGAAAACATTCCGTGAAGGAACAGATGATGCTATTGATATGGTCAACTGGAACTTCATGTTGCCAGGTCTGGTGTATGAATATGATGGCATTGATGGCTTGAAAACTGGAACTACAGAATTTGCAGGACATTGCTTTACTGGAACTGCAGTACGTGATGGTCGACGTGTTATTGCTATCGTAATGAATGCAGTCGATGAAAAAGGTGTGGGATCTTACGAAGCACGTTTTGATGCTACACGTAAGTTATTCGATTATGGCTTTAAAGAGTTTAGTGAAACGGAGCTACTTAAAGCAGGTCACCAGTTCAAGAAACAGAAAACGCTAGATGTTATAAAGGGTAAAGAGAAACAAGTAGCGATTGCGACAAATAAACCTATCAGTATGTTAATTCGCAATGATGAAGATCAAGACTATACAACTGAGCTTGTCTTGGATGAGAAACTTGTGAAGAATGGACAAATACAAGCACCAATTAAAAAAGGCACAGTGGTCGGTCATGTCAAGCTAGTGAAAAAAGATGGATCTGATTACGGATTTATTGATGGGAAAACAGTAGGCACGGAAGTTGTCACGACAGAAGAAGTAAAGAAAGCTGGTCGTTTCTCGTTAACGATGGGGGCAATCGGTCACTTCTTCTCTAGCGCGTGGAATAGTTCTACTGGTTTTGTAAAAGGTTTATTTAATTAA
- the pdxS gene encoding pyridoxal 5'-phosphate synthase lyase subunit PdxS: protein MNFNYGGVIMDVINAEQAKVAEAAGAIAVMALERVPSDIRAAGGVARMADPRIVEEVQKAVSIPVMAKARIGHISEARVLEALGVDFIDESEVLTPADDEFHLLKSDFSVPFVCGARNLGEAARRLGEGAKMLRTKGEPGTGNIVEAVRHLRMINAQVSKVVHMSKDELMTEARNLGAPYEILLAIKEAGRLPVVNYSAGGVATPADAALMMELGADGVFVGSGIFKSENPEAFARAIVQATANYQDYELIAKLSKDIGTPMKGLEISKLAESELMATRSS from the coding sequence ATGAATTTTAATTATGGTGGCGTTATAATGGATGTAATCAATGCAGAGCAGGCAAAGGTGGCGGAAGCAGCCGGAGCTATTGCGGTTATGGCACTAGAGCGAGTACCTTCTGATATTCGAGCAGCAGGCGGTGTTGCACGTATGGCTGATCCACGAATTGTAGAAGAAGTGCAAAAGGCGGTATCCATTCCTGTGATGGCAAAAGCACGTATAGGGCATATTTCAGAAGCACGTGTACTGGAGGCATTGGGTGTCGATTTCATTGATGAAAGTGAAGTATTAACACCTGCAGATGACGAGTTTCACTTATTGAAAAGCGATTTCAGCGTACCATTTGTTTGTGGGGCACGAAACCTTGGAGAAGCAGCGCGACGTTTAGGTGAAGGGGCAAAAATGCTCCGCACAAAAGGGGAGCCGGGAACAGGCAATATCGTGGAAGCAGTGCGTCACTTGCGAATGATTAATGCTCAAGTAAGTAAAGTAGTACATATGAGCAAAGACGAATTAATGACGGAAGCCCGTAATCTTGGTGCTCCATATGAAATTCTGCTTGCTATTAAAGAGGCTGGTCGCTTGCCGGTAGTAAACTATTCCGCTGGAGGAGTAGCAACACCCGCTGATGCAGCTTTGATGATGGAGCTAGGAGCAGATGGTGTGTTTGTAGGTTCTGGTATCTTCAAATCTGAGAACCCTGAAGCATTTGCACGTGCTATCGTACAGGCGACGGCGAACTATCAGGATTATGAATTGATTGCCAAACTATCAAAAGATATTGGTACTCCAATGAAAGGCTTAGAAATTTCGAAGCTTGCCGAGAGTGAATTAATGGCTACTCGCAGTTCATAA